Part of the Cryptosporangium arvum DSM 44712 genome, GATCGCCGTCACCAGCTCCTCGGCGAGCAGTTTCCGCAGCTCGTCCGGGGTGCGCGTGCCCTGCACCCGGGTACGTTCGCGCAGCCGCTCGACGATCTCGGTGGTGGCAGCCACCCCGACGTCGGCGGTGATCAGCGCGTCCTCGATCTCTTCCCAGTCGTCGTCGTCGAGGTGGTCGCGGGAGAGCAACGCGAGCAGACCGCGCCCGAGGGCGTTCGAGCGGGCCAGGCGCCCACGCAGGCGCACCAGCCGGCCGGCGGTCGGCTCGGGCACGTCGAGGGCCGGTGCCTCCGGCGGCGCGACGACCGGTGCGTCCTCGACCGGGGGTGGCGGGGCCAGCGTGTCGGTGTCTCCCCGCGCCTCGTCGGCCACCTCACCGGCGACCTGGCCCGGGGTGACCGGCGGCAGATCGATCCGGCCACGGCGGCGGGGAACGAGCAATCCGACGCCCGCGCCGATGAGCACGACGAGCAGGATCGCTCCGAGGATCAGGTACTCCATGACACGAATCCTGTCAGACCCGTGCTTCCCGCGGCATCGTGGCTCCACAGCTGGGTCGTGTCCGGCCCCGGCGGGCACGGCCTCGGTACGCGTGCGGACGTTCGAGATGATGGACTAGGGGGAAATGCCAGAGCCTGCACGCTGCACCGACGACAGGATTGACGCACATGGCTGAGCTCGTACTGGGCCCCGTCCTCCGGCACGTCACCGAAACGAGCGTGACCGTGTGGGTGGAGACCGACGCGGCCTGCGAGGTGGACGTCCTGGGCCGCACGACCCGGACGTTCAGCGTCCACGGACACCACTACGCCCTCGTGGTGGTCGACGGACTGGAGCCGGGCTCGCAGCAGCAGTACGAGGTCAGACTCGACGACACGCCGGTGTGGCCGGAGGAGGAGTCGGTCTACCCGCCCTCCCTGCTGCGGACGCTGGCGCCCGACCGCCCGCAGCGGCTGATCTTCGGCTCCTGCCGGCACGCGACGCCGAGCGCGCTCGAGCAGCTCGGGTACGAGCCCGACGCGCTCGACACCTACGCGCAGCGGATGGCCACCGAGGAACCGTCCCGCTGGCCCGACGCGGTGCTGCTGCTCGGCGACCAGGTCTACGCGGACCACACGTCCCCCAAGACGCAGGAATTCATCCGCGACCGGCGTCCGATCGACGTTCCCCCGTTCCTCGAGGTGGCCGACTTCGAGGAGTACACGGTGCTCTACCACGAGTCGTGGACCGACCCCGACATCCGCTGGCTGCTGGCCAACGTGCCCAGCGCGATGATCTTCGACGACCACGACGTGCGCGACGACTGGAACACCTCGTACGAGTGGCGGCGCGACATCGAGCAGACGTCGTGGTGGCGTTCACGCATCATCGGCGGGCTCACCAGTTACTGGGTCTACCAGCATTTAGGGAACCTCGCGCCGGACGATCTGGCGACCGACTCGATGTGGCTGGCCGTCCGCGCGGCCGGCGACGCCGGGGTGGACGCGGGGCCGCTGCTGGAACGGCTGGCCGCGACGTCGGACGCCGAGGTCGACGGCGATCAGGACGCCGCGGGCATGCGCTGGAGCTACAAGATCGACTACGGGCGCACCCGGGTGCTCGTCGTCGACACGCGCTGCGGGCGGATCCTCACCGAGACCGAGCGGACGATGATCAGCGACGCCGAGTTCGACTGGCTCGCCGAACAGCTCGACGGTGACTACGACCACCTGCTCATCGCGTCGTCGTTGCCGTGGTTGTTGCCGTGGGCGATCCACCACGTGGAGAACTGGAACGAGGCGTTGTGCGCGGGGTCGCGCGGGCCGCGGCTGGCGAAGTTCGGTGAGCTGGTGCGGCGGGCCGCCGACCTGGAGCACTGGGCGGCGTTCCGCGACTCGTTCGAGCGGCTCGGGAAGCTGCTGGCGTCGGTGTCGCGGGGCGAGCGGGGGCCGAAGCCCGCGAGCATCAGCGTGCTCTCCGGGGACGTGCACCACGCCTACGTCGCGAAGGCGTCGTTCGACCCGCCGGGGTCGGTGCCGGTGTACCAGCTCGTGGTGTCGCCGGTGCACCAGACGGTGCCGGGCGCGATCAAGGTCGGGTTCACCGTGGGGTGGAGCCGGACGGCGGCGGCGATCGCGCGGCCGCTGGCGCGGTGGGCGAAGGTGCCGAAGTCGCCGGTGCGGTGGGAGCGGCTCGCCGGGCCGTTCTACGGCAACGAGCTCGGCACGCTCGTGATCGACGGTCGGGTGGCCCGGTTCAGCCTCGAACGGGCGCTCCGGACGCCGGGCAGCGCACCCCGCCTGGCCACCGTCAACCAGACCCCGCTCTCCTGGCGCGACGACGCCACCGCGGAGCCGGTGGCTCCCTTCCCGGCCCGAGCGCAGCTGAGCTAACACTTCGGGCGTCCGTGACGAGAATGACCCCGCCGCACGGCGGGGTCATTCTGGGTTCACCGACGAACCGAGGAGGAAGTCATGAGCTACGGCACCGAAACCTACGAGGAGTCCGGCTCGGCCGGCACCGACTACTACTGCTACGAGAACGGCTACTACTACCGCGCCTCGCGCTAGGCGATCGCGTTGTCTTTGAGCCGCTGGCTGATCACCTGGGTGATGCCGTCACCACGCATGCTGACGCCGTAGAGCGCGTCCGCGATCTCCATCGTGCGCTTCTGGTGCGTGATGATGATCAGCTGGCTGGACTCCTGCAGTTGCTCCAGCAACGTGATCAGACGGCCGAGGTTGGTGTCGTCGAGCGCGGCCTCGACCTCGTCCATGACGTAGAACGGCGACGGCCGTGCCCGGAAGATCGCGACGAGCAGCGCCACCGCGGTCAGCGAGCGCTCCCCGCCGGAGAGCAGCGACAGCCGCTTGACCTTCTTGCCCGGTGGTCGCGCCTCCACCTCGACGCCGGTCGTCAGCAGGTCGTCGGGGTCGGTGAGGAAGATCCGCCCCTCCCCACCGGGGAACAGCGTGCGGAACACGACCTCGAACTCGCGCTGGGTGTCCTCGAAGGCGCTCTTGAACACCTCGTGGATCCGGTCGTCGACCTCCTTCACCACGGTCAGCAGGTCGCGCCGGGTGTCCTTGAGGTCCTCCAGCTGCGTCGAGAGGAACTTGAACCGCTCCTCCAGCGCCGCGAACTCCTCCAGCGCCAGCGGGTTGACCTTGCCGAGCAGCTGCAGGTCCCGTTCGGCCTTCGCGGCCCGCTTCTCCTGCGTCGGCCGGTGGTAGGGCAGCGCCGCCGGGGGCGGCTCGCCGTTCTTCTCGGCCTCGGCGATCTCGGCCTGCGTCGGCGGCACCGGCATCTGCGGCCCGTACTCCCCGGCCAGCGTCTCGACGTCGATCGCGAAGTCGTCGGCCGCCTTGGTCTCCAGCTGTTCGATCCGCATCCGCTGTTCGGCCCGGGCGACCTCGTCGCGGTGCATGGCGTCGGTGAGCCGGTCCATCTCGCCGGCCAGCTCACGCACCCGGGCCCGGACGCCGGTCAGCTCGGCCTCCCGCGCGACGCGCGCCTCGGCCACCGCGTCGCGCTCGTCGGCCGCGGCCACCAGGGAGGTCTCGATGCGGGTCAGCGCGGTCCGGGCGCCCTGGGAGACGGCGCGTGCCACCGCGGCGCCCCGGGCCCTGGCCACGCGCGCGGCTTTCGCCCTGGCCTGCGCGGCCCGCTCCGACGCGGCCGCCCGTTCCAGCGACTCGGCCCGGCCGGCCAGCGAGCGCACCCGCTCCTCGGCGGTGCGGACCGCGAGCCGCACCTCCATCTCGTTCTGCCGGGCCTGGCTCGCGAGCGCGTTCAGCTCGTCGCGTTCGTCGGTGGACGGCTCGTCGTCGAGCGGGGTCTCCTCCGCGGCGACGAGACGCTCCTCGAGCGCGGCCAGGCCCTCCAGGTCCTTGTCGCGGGCCTCCTCGGCACGCTGGCGGCCCTGGGCGAGCCGATCGGCCTCACCGCGGGCCGAGCGGGCCGCCGCGGACAGCTCGGCGATCCGCCGGGCGGCCTGGTGCCGGGCGCCCTCGGCTTCCTTCTGGGCCGCGGCGACGACACGGACCGTCTCCTTGCGGGTGTCGACCTCGGCGCGGGCGGCCTCGAGCTGCGCGCGGAGCCGTTCGCCGCGGCGCTCGGCCTCGGCGCGGTGGTCGCGGGCGTCGTCGACGGCGGCCTGGATCTCCAGCGTGCTCTGGGCCTTGGCGGCGCCACCGGCGGCCTCGGTGGCCCCGATGACGTCACCGTCGGACGTGATCGCCCGGATGCTCGGTTCGCGGGTCACGAGCGTGCGCGCGGCCTCGACCGACGGCACGAACGCGACGTGGTGCAGCGCGCGCCGCACCGCCGGGCGCAGGTCGTCGCCGACCTTCACCAGGTCGATCGCCCAACGCGCCCCGTCCGGCAGGACCGGCCAGGGGCCGTCGGAGCCGTCCGGGCCGTCGGCGACGAAGAGCGTGGCGCGGCCCGCGTCGGCCGAGCGGAGCCAGCCGATCGCGTCGGCCGCACTGCCCACCGAGGCCACCGCGACCGCGTCGGCGAGCCCGCCGAGCGCCGCGGCCAGCGCCGCCTCGTGACCGGCCTCGACCGAGAGCAGCCCCGCGACGCTGCCGAGCAGCCCCGGCACCTGGTCGCCCGCGGCCAGCAGTGCACCGGCACCGTCCTTACGCGACAGGCCGAGGGCCAGCGCCTCCTGGCGCGCCTTCCACTCCGAAGCCTCACGCTCGGCGACCCGCTCGGACTGCGTCAGCTCGCGCACCCGCGCCTCGGCCGCCTCGAGTTCCTCGCGGGCGGCGGCGTGCCGGGCGAACAGGTCGGTGTCGCCCTCGTCGAGGCCCTCGGCGGCCTCCTGGGCGACGTCGAGCTCGCTCTGCGCCTCGTCGGCACGGCCGCGGGCCTCGCCGAGCGACGCGGACAGGCGGGCGATCTCGTCCTCGGCAGCGGTAGCGCGCGTACGCAGCGCGTTGACCTGGCCGGTGAGCCGGGCCAGGCCCTCGCGGCGGTCGGCGACGGCCTTCATCGCGGCGACGTGGGCGCGCTCGGCGTCGTAGGCGCGGCGCTCGTACTCGGTGCGCGCCTCGGTGGCCTCGGCCAGCCGGTCCTGGTCGGCTTCGAGCGCTTCGGTGAGCGCCTCGTGCTGCTCGCGGACGACGGCGGCCTCACGTTCGAGGGCTTCCGGGTCGCGGCTGGGGCGGCTGTCCTCGGTCTCCGCCGAGAGGTAGCGCAGCCGCTCGTCGGCGAGCTGCGCCAGACCGCGGAGGCGTTCCTGCAGCGCGGACAGGCGGTACCAGGTGTCCTGGGCCCGGGCCAGCACCGGGGCGTCGGCCGCCATCTCGGTGTCGAGCTGGGCCTCGCGGGCCCGGGACGCTTCGAGGTCGGTGTCGACCTGAGCGCGGCGGGTCCGTACCGCGGCCTCGTCGGCGACGTCCTGCTCGAGCGCGGTGCGCAGCGTGACCAGGTCGTCGGCGAGCAGGCGCAGCCGGGAGTCGCGGAGCGCGGACTGCACGCCGGCCGCGCGGCGGGCCACCTCGGCCTGCCGGCCCAGCGGCTTGAGCTGGCGGCGCAGTTCAGCGGTGAGGTCGGTGAGACGCGTGAGGTTCGCTTGCATGGCGTCGAGCTTGCGCAGCGCCTTTTCTTTGCGCTTGCGGTGCTTCAGGACGCCCGCGGCTTCCTCGATGAACCCGCGGCGATCTTCCGGGCGCGACTGCAGGACGCTGTCGAGCTGACCCTGACCGACGATGACGTGCATCTCGCGCCCGATACCGGAGTCCGAGAGGAGTTCCTGGATATCGAGAAGACGGCACGGGTCACCGTTGATCTCGTACTCGGAATCACCGGTACGAAACAACCGCCGAGTGATCGACACCTCGGCGTACTCGATCGGCAACGCACCATCGTGGTTGTCGATCGTCAACGTCACTTCCGCGCGACCGAGCGGCGCACGCCCCGCGGTTCCGGCGAAGATGACGTCTTCCATCTTGCCGCCACGCAGCGCCTTGGCACCCTGCTCCCCGAGCACCCACGAAATGCCGTCGACGACGTTCGACTTACCCGATCCGTTGGGCCCCACCACGCAGGTGATGCCCGGTTCGAACCGCAGTGTTGTCGACGACGCGAAGGACTTGAAGCCCCTCAGCGTGAGGCTCTTCAGATGCACGGGACTCTGCCTGGGTGGGGGAAGGTGTCTTCAGACCATACCTTCCCCACCAGCGGCGATCTGCGCAGACGGGGCCGTGTCGAGGCGGGGCCGGTGCGGCGGACCCAGCCTGCGGACCCGGGTGTCTCAGACGGGCTGGTGCTCCAGCTCAGCCACCCGGCTCAGCTCCGAATCGCGGTCGGAAAGTTCGGCGACGAGCCGGTCGTTCTCGGCGCGGAGTCGAGCGACCTCGAACTCCAGCGTCCGTACCGTCCCGCGCAGCCGTACTACCTCGTCGCGCAGTCGACCGTCAGCAACGTTGCCGACGTGGCCGAAGAGGGCCTTCGCCATTGGTGTCTCCTCGTATGGGCGTTCGAACGCCGTGTTTATGGTGACCCGCAGACGCGCGAAACACCGACCCTCGGCGCGATGCCGACCCCGACCTTCAGGCAGGGCATCGCAGGGCCGGTGCGTGTAGGGCGGCCGTTAACCCCTGGTCACGCAGTCCACTGAAATGGTCCGCATAACAGCTTACGGGGTCAGGCGTCCAAGGTCACGCCAGGCGTAGGGATGGGCTCCGCCACATTCGCCCGTACCCTCGTCAGCGCTCGGAAAAACCCGTCAGTCCACCCTTTGCCGGACCGAATCGCTCGGCGACGTGATCGACCCGTCCGGGCGTGCCGCCTCCACGGAGCAGGTCGAGGAGCGCCTCGCACTCCGCCCTGGCGCCCTCGGCGACCACTTCCACGCGTCCGTCGGCCGTGTTCCGGGCCCAGCCGACCAGGCCGCGCTCCAGCGCCCGGCTCCGCGTCCACCACCGGAATCCGACGCCCTGGACCCGTCCACGAACCCACGCGGTCAGTCGAACCGGATCCGGCGGCGGTGCGTCTAGGGGTTGACGAGTCTCCGAAGGGGTCACTTGACGAGGTACGCCATCCTCGGAGAGTTCACCCTGGTTCACGGCTGCCAACTGTAACCGTGCATTAAACCGACCTTGTGGTTGCGACGTGGGCCTGGTGTGCCGGTCTCACGCATTCCTAATGTTGCGGCCGATGGAGCACCAACGGAGCAGTTACCGACCCCGCCACCGGCAGGCCGACAAAGTCGGCCCGGCCCCGTGGCGATCCGCCGGGGGACGCGGCCGAACGCGTCAACGAGCCGGATTCAGCACCCGCAGCGTTCTGACCCTCGTGGTGCTCGCGTCGGTAGCCGTCGGGGCGTGGCTGCCCTTCTATCTGGGGAGCGCGGGCGCCGACACGCTCGAGACCGCCGGCGGCGCACCGGTGTCCGTCGACACGACGGAGACCGAGCCGGTCGAGGCGGCGAGCACCGAGGCGGACTCGTCGAACGGTCAGGCCGCGAGCCGGTCGAAGCGTCCCGCCGCGGCCGCGCCGAGCGCCGCCTCCAAGGCACCGACGGCGTCACCCGCCGAGTCGGACGCGTCGCCGAGCGGCGAGGCCTCCGACCCGGCCGAGTCCGCGGGCACCGACGAGGAGACCGCGTCGACGCTCTCGGCCCCGAACCAGACCGAAGAGGTCGTCGCGCTCGTCAACACCGCCCGCGCCCAGGCCGGGTGCGACCCCGTGCACGCCGACGGGAAGCTGACCACGGCTGCGCTGCTGCACAGCCAGGACATGATCGCCCGCGGCTACTTCTCCCACAACACGCCGGACGGCGCTTCGCCGTGGGACCGGGCCAAGGAAGCCGGCTACGAGGTTCCGACCGGCGAGAACATCGCGCAGGGCCAGAAGACGGCCGACGCGGTGATGGACGCCTGGATGAACAGCGAAGGCCACCGGGCGAACATCCTGAACTGCTCGTCCAAAGCGATCGGCATCGGCATGGCCGTCGACTCCGGCGGCACCATCTACTGGACTCAGATGTTCGGCGCCGAGTAGTCGGCGAGGCGCGTGACGTTGAGGGCGGCCACCGCGTACGCGGCGCGGCGGTCGGCTCGGCCGGCTCGCCCCAGTTCCTCCAGCGCGGTGCGGCTGACCGGTCCCAACGCGAGCAGCGCCAGCGCGGCGGCGTCGGCAACCACGAGGGTCGGGTCGCCCAGCAGCAGGACCAGCGTCGGCACCGCCTTGGCCGAGCCCAGCTCCCCCAGCGCCGTCGTCGCCACCGCTCGCAGCGCGCTCGGCTGACCCCACCCGGCCGCGGCCACCAGCGGCCCCACCGCGGCCGGATGGCCCAGCAGCCCCAGCGTCCTCGCGGCACGCACCCGCACCTCGACCCGTTGGTCAGCGGCGAGCACGCGGATCAGCCGCCGGATTCCCTCGTCGCGCACCGCGGGTCAGGCCCGGGCCCGGCTGAGCATCGCGGTCACCCGGCTCTGCAACTCGCGTGGGCTGAACGGCTTCACGACGTAGTCGTCGGCGCCGACGTCGAACCCGGCCTCGACATCGGACTCCTGGCCCCGGGCGGTGAGCAGGAGGACCGGGATCGCGCTCGTCACCGGTTCCGCCCGGAGCTCACGGCAGACGTCCAACCCGGACATCCCCGGCATCGCCACGTCGAGCACGACGAGGTCGGGCACCGCGCGCCGCGCCTCGGTGAGCGCCGTCGCGCCGTCGGTCACCGTGATCAGCTCGTGCCCGGCCGCGCTCAGCTTGAAGGCGACCAGGTCGAGGATGTCACGGTCGTCGTCCGCGACCAGGATCGTGCTCATGGGGGCATAGTCGCATACGAAATGTGACTTATGCCTCGATTACCACCGGGCTCGGCGAGGCTTCGGCTGACACGTCGGGCAGCTGTACGACGAGCGGTTCATGAACGCGTCCCGGCGGATCGGCGTGCCGCACCGCGGACACGCCTTGTCCTCCTGCCCGTACGCGGCCAGCGACCGGTCGAAGTATCCGCTCTCGCCGTTCACGTTCACGTACAGCGCGTCGAACGACGTCCCGCCCTGGTCGAGCGCCGCGCGCATGACCTCCTGCACGGCGGTGAGCAGCCGCTGGATCTGCGGCGCGGTCAGCGTCTCGGTCGGCCGCGCGTAGTGCAGCCGCGCCCGCCAGAGCGCCTCGTCGGCGTAGATGTTCCCCACGCCGGAGATCAGCGTCTGATCCAGCAACGCCCGTTTGACGCCGGTGCGCTTGCGTCGCAGCGCGGCGGCGAACGCGGTCGCGTCGAACAGGGGGTCGAGCGGGTCACGGGCGATGTGCCCGATGCTCGGGGGAACGTTCTCCCGATCGCTGCCGGGAGCGGGCAGCGGCTCCACCGACAGACCACCGAACGTCCGCTGGTCGACGAAACGCAGCTCGCGCTCGTGGTCGGTGA contains:
- a CDS encoding acylphosphatase, which encodes MTPSETRQPLDAPPPDPVRLTAWVRGRVQGVGFRWWTRSRALERGLVGWARNTADGRVEVVAEGARAECEALLDLLRGGGTPGRVDHVAERFGPAKGGLTGFSER
- a CDS encoding response regulator transcription factor, which gives rise to MSTILVADDDRDILDLVAFKLSAAGHELITVTDGATALTEARRAVPDLVVLDVAMPGMSGLDVCRELRAEPVTSAIPVLLLTARGQESDVEAGFDVGADDYVVKPFSPRELQSRVTAMLSRARA
- a CDS encoding alkaline phosphatase D family protein is translated as MAELVLGPVLRHVTETSVTVWVETDAACEVDVLGRTTRTFSVHGHHYALVVVDGLEPGSQQQYEVRLDDTPVWPEEESVYPPSLLRTLAPDRPQRLIFGSCRHATPSALEQLGYEPDALDTYAQRMATEEPSRWPDAVLLLGDQVYADHTSPKTQEFIRDRRPIDVPPFLEVADFEEYTVLYHESWTDPDIRWLLANVPSAMIFDDHDVRDDWNTSYEWRRDIEQTSWWRSRIIGGLTSYWVYQHLGNLAPDDLATDSMWLAVRAAGDAGVDAGPLLERLAATSDAEVDGDQDAAGMRWSYKIDYGRTRVLVVDTRCGRILTETERTMISDAEFDWLAEQLDGDYDHLLIASSLPWLLPWAIHHVENWNEALCAGSRGPRLAKFGELVRRAADLEHWAAFRDSFERLGKLLASVSRGERGPKPASISVLSGDVHHAYVAKASFDPPGSVPVYQLVVSPVHQTVPGAIKVGFTVGWSRTAAAIARPLARWAKVPKSPVRWERLAGPFYGNELGTLVIDGRVARFSLERALRTPGSAPRLATVNQTPLSWRDDATAEPVAPFPARAQLS
- the mutM gene encoding bifunctional DNA-formamidopyrimidine glycosylase/DNA-(apurinic or apyrimidinic site) lyase, which encodes MPELPEVEVVRSGLDRWVLGRPIEAVEVYNPRAIRRHTAGPLHFAEVLTGRTLLAAHRRGKYLWLPTDGGDALVGHLGMSGQMLVQPADAPDETHLRVRLTFTDHERELRFVDQRTFGGLSVEPLPAPGSDRENVPPSIGHIARDPLDPLFDATAFAAALRRKRTGVKRALLDQTLISGVGNIYADEALWRARLHYARPTETLTAPQIQRLLTAVQEVMRAALDQGGTSFDALYVNVNGESGYFDRSLAAYGQEDKACPRCGTPIRRDAFMNRSSYSCPTCQPKPRRARW
- the smc gene encoding chromosome segregation protein SMC is translated as MHLKSLTLRGFKSFASSTTLRFEPGITCVVGPNGSGKSNVVDGISWVLGEQGAKALRGGKMEDVIFAGTAGRAPLGRAEVTLTIDNHDGALPIEYAEVSITRRLFRTGDSEYEINGDPCRLLDIQELLSDSGIGREMHVIVGQGQLDSVLQSRPEDRRGFIEEAAGVLKHRKRKEKALRKLDAMQANLTRLTDLTAELRRQLKPLGRQAEVARRAAGVQSALRDSRLRLLADDLVTLRTALEQDVADEAAVRTRRAQVDTDLEASRAREAQLDTEMAADAPVLARAQDTWYRLSALQERLRGLAQLADERLRYLSAETEDSRPSRDPEALEREAAVVREQHEALTEALEADQDRLAEATEARTEYERRAYDAERAHVAAMKAVADRREGLARLTGQVNALRTRATAAEDEIARLSASLGEARGRADEAQSELDVAQEAAEGLDEGDTDLFARHAAAREELEAAEARVRELTQSERVAEREASEWKARQEALALGLSRKDGAGALLAAGDQVPGLLGSVAGLLSVEAGHEAALAAALGGLADAVAVASVGSAADAIGWLRSADAGRATLFVADGPDGSDGPWPVLPDGARWAIDLVKVGDDLRPAVRRALHHVAFVPSVEAARTLVTREPSIRAITSDGDVIGATEAAGGAAKAQSTLEIQAAVDDARDHRAEAERRGERLRAQLEAARAEVDTRKETVRVVAAAQKEAEGARHQAARRIAELSAAARSARGEADRLAQGRQRAEEARDKDLEGLAALEERLVAAEETPLDDEPSTDERDELNALASQARQNEMEVRLAVRTAEERVRSLAGRAESLERAAASERAAQARAKAARVARARGAAVARAVSQGARTALTRIETSLVAAADERDAVAEARVAREAELTGVRARVRELAGEMDRLTDAMHRDEVARAEQRMRIEQLETKAADDFAIDVETLAGEYGPQMPVPPTQAEIAEAEKNGEPPPAALPYHRPTQEKRAAKAERDLQLLGKVNPLALEEFAALEERFKFLSTQLEDLKDTRRDLLTVVKEVDDRIHEVFKSAFEDTQREFEVVFRTLFPGGEGRIFLTDPDDLLTTGVEVEARPPGKKVKRLSLLSGGERSLTAVALLVAIFRARPSPFYVMDEVEAALDDTNLGRLITLLEQLQESSQLIIITHQKRTMEIADALYGVSMRGDGITQVISQRLKDNAIA
- a CDS encoding HEAT repeat domain-containing protein, with translation MRDEGIRRLIRVLAADQRVEVRVRAARTLGLLGHPAAVGPLVAAAGWGQPSALRAVATTALGELGSAKAVPTLVLLLGDPTLVVADAAALALLALGPVSRTALEELGRAGRADRRAAYAVAALNVTRLADYSAPNI
- a CDS encoding CAP domain-containing protein → MLASVAVGAWLPFYLGSAGADTLETAGGAPVSVDTTETEPVEAASTEADSSNGQAASRSKRPAAAAPSAASKAPTASPAESDASPSGEASDPAESAGTDEETASTLSAPNQTEEVVALVNTARAQAGCDPVHADGKLTTAALLHSQDMIARGYFSHNTPDGASPWDRAKEAGYEVPTGENIAQGQKTADAVMDAWMNSEGHRANILNCSSKAIGIGMAVDSGGTIYWTQMFGAE